From Pelosinus fermentans DSM 17108, the proteins below share one genomic window:
- a CDS encoding sugar phosphate isomerase/epimerase family protein, with amino-acid sequence MKLCFNQATTMVKSSLELDLQFCEKHGYDLIEIRTMDKLKDYLKNHSIEDLANYFKTHKIKPYAFNALVFFNNRDEAGYKEIKEELQYMCKVGQKIGCPNIVVVPLVGTDKFTYAQIKESSVKVLHELADIAEKYSIRLAIEFVGHPQCTINTFGQAYDIVQAVNRNNVGLVLDCFHFHAMGSRMEDLKKADGSKIFILHIDDTEDFPIGILTDVDRVWPGEGAIDLKGILTTLKEIGYKEDMVSVELFRPEYYELEVEEAIKIAKEKTLAVVGKYF; translated from the coding sequence ATGAAATTGTGTTTTAACCAAGCGACCACCATGGTAAAGTCATCACTGGAATTAGATTTACAATTCTGTGAAAAACATGGTTACGATCTAATTGAAATCAGAACCATGGATAAATTAAAGGATTATCTAAAAAATCATAGCATTGAAGATCTGGCAAATTATTTCAAGACACATAAGATTAAACCATATGCATTTAATGCCTTAGTATTCTTTAATAATCGAGATGAAGCAGGCTATAAAGAAATAAAAGAAGAATTGCAGTACATGTGTAAAGTCGGACAAAAAATTGGCTGCCCCAATATCGTTGTGGTTCCTCTTGTAGGTACCGACAAATTCACTTACGCACAAATCAAAGAAAGTTCTGTAAAAGTCTTACATGAATTAGCAGATATTGCTGAAAAATATAGCATCCGGCTTGCTATTGAATTCGTAGGGCATCCTCAATGTACGATCAATACTTTTGGTCAAGCCTATGACATTGTGCAGGCTGTAAATCGAAATAACGTGGGTCTGGTCTTAGATTGTTTCCATTTTCATGCAATGGGCTCAAGAATGGAAGATCTTAAAAAGGCTGATGGATCAAAAATCTTTATATTACACATTGATGATACCGAGGATTTTCCGATTGGCATCCTAACGGATGTTGATAGAGTGTGGCCAGGTGAAGGTGCAATCGACCTTAAAGGTATATTGACTACTTTGAAGGAAATCGGTTATAAAGAAGATATGGTATCTGTAGAATTATTCAGACCGGAATATTATGAGCTTGAGGTAGAAGAAGCAATAAAAATTGCCAAAGAGAAAACGTTAGCGGTTGTAGGGAAATATTTTTGA
- a CDS encoding ABC transporter permease, translating to MNTSTPEVQGHGGTQKTQFRQLIKKMGSLIGLIGLSLILTFASPYFLTMDNIMNVARQSAINSLIAIGMLLAILTAGIDLSVGSILALSTVMMGIVVVKMGMSPIIGVAVCLGIGLLLGWLNGMMLTKMSLPHPFISTLGTMNVARGLALIVTAASPISNFPTSIQFLGAAFIGPIPVSFILVLVVYAAFHVFLNYTTVGRYIYAVGGNPEATRLSGISIDRVLIIVYTISGLMAALGGLVLVGRVNSAYPLAGLGYEFDAIAACIIGGASFMGGEGTVWGTLIGSMIMAVLRNGLNLLSVSAEMQTVAIGIVIILAVYIDVLRHKAAARVKA from the coding sequence ATGAATACAAGCACGCCTGAAGTTCAAGGTCATGGGGGTACCCAAAAAACACAATTTCGTCAGCTGATAAAAAAAATGGGGTCGCTAATTGGGTTAATTGGTTTATCACTGATATTGACCTTTGCATCCCCTTACTTTTTAACAATGGATAACATTATGAATGTTGCCAGGCAATCAGCAATAAATAGTCTTATTGCGATTGGCATGTTATTAGCGATTTTAACAGCTGGAATTGATTTATCAGTCGGCTCGATTTTAGCGTTGAGTACCGTTATGATGGGGATTGTTGTCGTAAAGATGGGAATGTCTCCTATTATCGGAGTGGCTGTATGTTTGGGGATTGGTTTACTACTTGGGTGGCTTAATGGAATGATGCTAACTAAAATGTCTCTGCCCCATCCTTTTATCTCTACATTAGGAACGATGAATGTTGCTCGGGGATTAGCCTTAATCGTAACAGCGGCTTCACCTATTTCGAATTTTCCCACGTCGATACAATTTCTGGGAGCCGCTTTTATCGGTCCGATTCCAGTTAGTTTTATCTTGGTTTTAGTTGTGTATGCTGCATTTCACGTTTTTCTTAATTACACTACAGTTGGACGTTATATTTATGCGGTAGGCGGCAATCCGGAAGCGACACGTTTGTCAGGGATTAGTATTGACAGGGTTTTAATCATTGTATATACCATTAGCGGTCTAATGGCAGCTCTAGGTGGACTGGTTCTTGTCGGACGAGTCAATTCGGCATACCCTTTAGCAGGATTAGGGTATGAATTTGATGCCATTGCAGCATGTATTATTGGCGGTGCCAGTTTTATGGGAGGTGAAGGTACTGTTTGGGGAACGTTAATTGGTTCCATGATCATGGCAGTATTACGAAACGGTTTGAATCTTTTGAGTGTTTCCGCTGAAATGCAGACAGTAGCCATTGGTATTGTTATTATTCTTGCAGTATATATAGATGTGCTGCGGCATAAAGCGGCTGCAAGGGTTAAAGCCTGA
- a CDS encoding sugar ABC transporter ATP-binding protein: MSEYFLSLKGICKRFPGVNALTDVSLDIKNGEIHALCGENGAGKSTFIKILTGVYQSNDGEMLCEGKIVRFNNTKESFSLGITAIYQELSILPNLTVTENIFLGRELRTSGFGLLDYRKMNHLAKTALLELGIDIDVTKTASEYTMGYQQMIEIARALIANVKLIIMDEPTSSLSGREVDVLLKNIHKLKEKGIAVIYISHRLEEVLAIADRITVIRDGCKIGTMERSEADEEKIIRLMVGRTLEEKFPRHQAQKGDIALRVRNLNQRGRLKDISFDLHKGEVIGFAGLVGAGRTELARAIFGADKIDGGIIEIFGKEVKINSPKDAIHHGMAFLTEDRKGQGLILMHDIIVNSTLTGLKKFCKFGYFIDQKMVVAEVDEMMRELQIHPAIPKMTTRLLSGGNQQKVVIAKWLCSKAKIFIFDEPTRGIDVGAKVEVYNLINRLVNEGAAVIVISSELPEVMGISDRILVMNSGKITGEFSCLEVTPEEILKAATGGINHEYKHA; the protein is encoded by the coding sequence ATGAGTGAATACTTTTTAAGTCTCAAAGGGATATGTAAAAGATTTCCTGGTGTAAACGCCTTAACAGATGTCAGTTTGGATATTAAAAATGGTGAAATTCATGCTCTTTGCGGTGAGAACGGAGCAGGGAAATCCACGTTTATTAAAATACTAACAGGTGTATATCAAAGCAATGATGGTGAGATGCTCTGTGAGGGCAAGATCGTTCGATTTAATAATACGAAAGAGTCATTTTCTTTAGGGATTACAGCAATTTATCAGGAATTAAGCATATTGCCCAACCTGACAGTTACAGAAAACATTTTTCTAGGTCGAGAGTTACGCACTTCAGGATTTGGCTTATTAGATTACCGTAAAATGAATCATTTGGCAAAGACGGCTTTACTGGAGCTGGGAATTGACATTGATGTAACTAAGACGGCTAGTGAATATACAATGGGATATCAACAGATGATTGAAATTGCTCGTGCGTTAATTGCCAATGTGAAGCTTATTATTATGGATGAACCAACATCCAGTCTGTCTGGTCGTGAAGTTGATGTTCTGTTGAAAAATATACATAAGCTAAAAGAAAAGGGCATTGCAGTTATTTATATTTCCCACCGATTAGAAGAAGTACTGGCCATAGCTGATCGTATTACAGTGATCCGGGATGGCTGTAAAATTGGAACGATGGAAAGAAGTGAAGCGGATGAAGAAAAAATTATTCGTTTAATGGTAGGACGCACTCTGGAGGAAAAATTCCCTAGACACCAAGCTCAAAAAGGTGATATTGCTTTAAGGGTTAGAAATCTAAATCAAAGAGGCAGACTAAAAGACATCTCCTTTGACTTGCATAAAGGAGAAGTGATTGGCTTTGCGGGATTGGTTGGCGCAGGGCGCACCGAATTGGCAAGAGCCATTTTTGGCGCAGACAAGATTGATGGCGGAATAATCGAAATATTTGGAAAAGAAGTTAAAATTAACAGCCCAAAGGATGCCATTCATCATGGTATGGCTTTTCTTACAGAAGACCGTAAGGGGCAAGGACTAATTCTTATGCATGATATTATTGTTAATTCCACTTTAACGGGTCTGAAGAAATTTTGCAAGTTTGGATACTTTATCGATCAAAAAATGGTAGTTGCTGAAGTTGATGAGATGATGCGTGAGCTGCAAATTCACCCTGCTATTCCAAAGATGACGACTCGTTTGTTATCGGGCGGTAATCAGCAGAAGGTAGTCATTGCTAAATGGTTGTGCTCAAAGGCAAAAATATTTATTTTTGATGAACCGACCCGTGGTATTGATGTGGGTGCCAAGGTTGAGGTTTATAATCTCATCAATCGTCTGGTTAATGAAGGAGCGGCGGTGATTGTCATTTCTTCTGAATTACCCGAGGTTATGGGAATTAGCGATCGTATTCTAGTGATGAACAGTGGGAAGATAACAGGTGAATTTTCTTGTTTAGAAGTTACACCAGAGGAAATTTTAAAAGCTGCTACAGGAGGTATTAATCATGAATACAAGCACGCCTGA
- a CDS encoding LacI family DNA-binding transcriptional regulator produces the protein MRVTIKSVAEAANVSRGTVDKVLNDRLGVSDEVRERVRSVAKELGYTVNLVGKALAFQKNPIKIGVIILNKKDELFHEIYEGIMLAHDEWKDSGIIIECCVMQKVDVNEQINYIKELEQKNIRALALSPLDEEAVTNELNRLAEKDIKIVTFNTDVPGINKMCFIGQDLKKGGRVAGQLMGDLLPAGGEVAIITGTAKIRGLGERKAGFEEIISAEYPAIKIVDTIELANDKASYADTVELFAAHPNLNGIFITGRGIEGVGRAIQKLNKKNVKFICFDLLPETIQLINDKTIDFTITQEPLMQGYLPIKILFEYFFLNKMPEKEYLYTKLEIKIRENI, from the coding sequence ATGCGAGTCACGATTAAATCGGTAGCGGAAGCTGCCAATGTTTCAAGAGGTACAGTAGATAAAGTGCTAAATGACAGACTTGGTGTAAGTGATGAAGTAAGAGAACGTGTTAGAAGTGTAGCCAAGGAACTCGGCTATACCGTAAACTTAGTTGGCAAAGCCCTGGCCTTTCAAAAAAATCCAATAAAAATCGGAGTCATTATTTTAAATAAAAAAGATGAGCTATTTCATGAGATTTATGAGGGGATTATGCTGGCTCATGATGAATGGAAAGATTCAGGCATTATCATAGAGTGCTGTGTAATGCAGAAGGTTGATGTAAATGAGCAAATAAATTATATAAAAGAGCTGGAACAGAAGAATATTCGAGCCCTTGCATTATCTCCTCTAGATGAAGAAGCAGTAACGAATGAATTAAATAGACTTGCCGAGAAAGATATAAAAATTGTAACCTTTAATACGGACGTTCCTGGTATCAACAAAATGTGTTTTATTGGACAGGATTTGAAAAAAGGCGGGCGTGTGGCCGGGCAGTTAATGGGAGATTTATTGCCTGCTGGCGGAGAGGTAGCAATCATAACAGGAACTGCTAAAATTAGGGGATTAGGGGAACGAAAAGCAGGTTTCGAAGAGATTATTTCCGCAGAATATCCTGCCATAAAAATCGTTGATACGATAGAGCTTGCCAATGATAAAGCTTCCTATGCAGACACAGTAGAACTTTTTGCAGCACATCCGAATCTCAATGGGATTTTTATAACTGGCAGAGGAATCGAAGGCGTTGGCAGAGCCATTCAGAAGCTCAATAAAAAGAATGTGAAATTTATATGTTTTGACTTGCTTCCTGAAACCATTCAGCTAATAAACGATAAAACAATCGATTTTACGATAACACAAGAGCCATTGATGCAAGGATATTTACCCATTAAGATTCTCTTTGAATATTTTTTCCTTAATAAAATGCCAGAAAAAGAATATTTGTACACCAAACTTGAGATTAAAATTAGAGAAAATATTTGA
- a CDS encoding hydroxypyruvate isomerase family protein translates to MKKSACIEMMFTEVPFEERFLLAKEAGFQYIEFWSWKDKDIEKIKLLCEKYDLKIASFSGDQDFSMVHQEENEAYINFVMESIKTAIFLDCKYLVLHSNALGEGGKVVNAFDEINGNEKFANMVHVLSRLAPIAEKHEITLVLEALNTHVDHVNNFLAYTKDAAALIAMVNSKYIKILYDVYHMQVNEGNIIDSITRYIKLIGYIHVADVPGRNEPGTGEINYKNVMERLRQLNYDGIVGFELFPSRTSMKVAGELLAL, encoded by the coding sequence ATGAAAAAGTCAGCATGTATTGAAATGATGTTTACGGAAGTTCCATTTGAAGAAAGATTTTTATTGGCAAAAGAAGCGGGGTTCCAATATATTGAATTTTGGTCATGGAAAGATAAAGATATAGAAAAGATAAAATTATTATGTGAGAAATATGACTTGAAAATTGCCAGTTTTTCAGGCGATCAGGATTTTTCGATGGTCCATCAAGAGGAGAATGAAGCTTATATTAATTTTGTTATGGAATCAATAAAAACTGCTATATTTCTTGACTGTAAGTACCTTGTACTGCATTCTAACGCTTTGGGAGAAGGCGGAAAAGTAGTCAATGCTTTTGATGAAATAAATGGAAATGAAAAATTCGCTAATATGGTACATGTTTTAAGCAGATTAGCTCCGATTGCGGAAAAACATGAGATTACGTTGGTATTAGAAGCATTGAACACGCACGTAGATCATGTGAACAATTTTTTAGCATATACAAAGGATGCTGCGGCATTAATTGCGATGGTTAATTCAAAGTACATAAAGATTTTGTATGATGTTTACCATATGCAAGTTAATGAAGGGAATATCATTGATTCCATAACGCGATATATAAAATTAATTGGTTATATACATGTAGCCGATGTTCCAGGCAGAAATGAGCCTGGCACTGGAGAAATAAATTATAAGAATGTAATGGAGCGCTTAAGACAGCTTAATTATGATGGTATTGTGGGTTTCGAACTTTTCCCCTCACGAACTTCTATGAAAGTGGCCGGAGAATTACTAGCGCTTTAA
- a CDS encoding sugar ABC transporter substrate-binding protein, which translates to MKKNMSLLAALFLMVALIVTGCGSTQTQTQKEPEKIKIGVVVKALNSDFWKTVEAGAKAAGEKYGVEVKVLGPNTETDVTGQISLIEDQVTRKVSALVVAPSQAASAIPVFNRAKEAKIPVILADTDVAWDDKVSFVGTGNFNAGKLAGEYFGKKLPKGSKIVILRGALGDPTHDERVNGCIEGLKSVGLEVAVTQPANSERAMAVTVIENILQSKQEFAGVFTTNDEMGLGAAKALEDAGKKMIVVGFDGSPDSLAAISAGKLDAFVAQNPYNIGFKSVEAAVKVVKGEAIEKRIDTGTEIVNAENVNEKVKK; encoded by the coding sequence ATGAAAAAAAACATGTCTTTGTTGGCAGCATTGTTTTTGATGGTCGCTCTCATAGTTACTGGTTGTGGTAGTACCCAAACCCAAACGCAAAAAGAACCCGAAAAAATAAAAATTGGGGTTGTAGTAAAAGCCTTAAATAGTGATTTTTGGAAAACAGTAGAAGCTGGAGCGAAAGCAGCAGGCGAAAAATACGGTGTTGAAGTAAAAGTTCTTGGTCCTAATACAGAGACAGACGTGACGGGGCAGATTTCCTTGATTGAAGATCAAGTTACGAGGAAAGTAAGTGCATTAGTCGTAGCTCCTTCACAAGCTGCTAGTGCAATCCCTGTTTTTAATCGCGCTAAAGAAGCTAAAATCCCTGTAATCCTTGCTGATACGGATGTAGCATGGGATGATAAAGTTTCCTTTGTCGGTACTGGTAACTTTAATGCTGGCAAGCTGGCAGGGGAGTATTTTGGGAAAAAACTTCCTAAGGGATCGAAAATCGTTATTTTGCGTGGAGCCCTAGGTGATCCTACTCATGACGAACGTGTTAACGGTTGCATCGAAGGGTTAAAATCTGTAGGTTTGGAAGTGGCTGTAACCCAGCCTGCTAATAGCGAACGTGCCATGGCAGTAACCGTAATTGAAAATATTCTGCAAAGTAAGCAAGAATTTGCAGGTGTTTTTACCACTAATGATGAGATGGGGCTAGGAGCAGCCAAAGCCTTAGAAGATGCTGGCAAGAAAATGATTGTCGTTGGCTTTGATGGTTCGCCTGATTCATTGGCTGCTATTAGTGCTGGAAAACTGGATGCTTTTGTTGCACAAAATCCCTATAATATAGGCTTTAAAAGTGTTGAAGCGGCTGTTAAAGTCGTTAAAGGTGAAGCCATTGAAAAACGAATAGATACTGGTACGGAAATTGTCAATGCAGAAAATGTTAACGAAAAAGTAAAGAAATAA
- a CDS encoding methyl-accepting chemotaxis protein, whose protein sequence is MNFSNFCKQKIRLPRFYDTKKWQYNRFPIGRKLYLGFGIIVSLIVALLGYTYHNFSVESKSVVANIHTYEALNETSAIMVNLVDMETGVRGFILTGKEEFLHPYKSGKEAYQEHISKLKELTTSSTQLERLRFLQEKTQNWEARELTPLLFMKNQAGNEHVKMDTMMRHIQTGFGKNDMDEIRKTLMEFDNEKRKNLENRSHELQVLEEFTRKAMIVGGVASIVAGVLFALVITGAITRPVNILDRELHKLVLNGGDLTQIIHVDSKDEIGDLAQTINKFLADIRQIMIQVLASSENVAASAEQLTASSHQSAQAANQVVAVISNIADGAKNQTKEVNAVSAVIEQMSAKIKEVATHSDEVATISDKTSIAAQNGGQAIEKAIQQMASIDETVMHSSKAVSKLGESSKEIGEIVATISGIAGQTNLLALNAAIEAARAGEQGKGFAVVAEEVRKLANQSEEAAKKIKSLIDEIKVDADNAVIAMNNGTEEAKNGIHVVNSAGVAFREIITLVADVSSQIRDISSSIQQMALGSQQIVSSVHGIQMLSIEAEDYTETVSAASEEQSASMEEIAVSSQALANLSEQLINAVNKFSV, encoded by the coding sequence ATGAATTTCTCTAATTTTTGCAAACAGAAAATTAGACTTCCACGTTTTTATGATACAAAAAAATGGCAATATAATCGTTTTCCTATTGGGAGAAAGTTATATTTAGGATTTGGAATAATCGTTAGTCTTATCGTTGCACTGCTGGGATATACATATCATAATTTTTCTGTTGAGTCGAAGAGTGTCGTTGCTAATATCCATACCTATGAGGCTTTGAATGAGACAAGTGCTATTATGGTTAACTTGGTGGATATGGAGACGGGAGTGCGAGGTTTTATTTTAACTGGTAAAGAGGAATTTTTGCATCCTTATAAAAGCGGAAAAGAAGCCTATCAAGAGCATATTAGTAAACTTAAAGAGTTGACAACGAGTTCCACCCAGTTAGAACGTCTGCGCTTTTTGCAGGAAAAAACGCAGAATTGGGAAGCGAGAGAATTAACACCATTGCTTTTTATGAAAAATCAGGCGGGTAATGAACACGTCAAAATGGATACGATGATGCGTCACATCCAAACTGGGTTTGGTAAAAACGATATGGATGAAATTCGCAAAACTCTTATGGAATTTGATAATGAGAAGCGAAAGAATTTAGAAAATCGATCTCATGAATTGCAAGTGCTGGAAGAGTTCACACGGAAAGCTATGATTGTTGGCGGAGTGGCGTCTATTGTTGCCGGAGTATTATTTGCTTTGGTTATTACGGGCGCAATCACGAGACCTGTTAACATATTGGATCGTGAACTTCACAAACTGGTTTTAAATGGTGGTGACTTAACACAGATTATTCACGTGGATAGTAAAGATGAAATTGGCGATCTTGCTCAGACGATTAATAAGTTTTTAGCTGATATACGTCAGATTATGATACAAGTATTGGCAAGTTCTGAAAATGTGGCAGCATCAGCTGAGCAATTAACAGCAAGCTCTCATCAATCCGCACAGGCTGCAAATCAAGTTGTTGCTGTTATTAGTAATATTGCTGACGGTGCTAAAAACCAAACAAAGGAAGTAAATGCTGTATCTGCTGTTATTGAACAGATGTCAGCTAAAATCAAAGAAGTTGCAACTCATTCTGATGAAGTAGCGACTATTTCAGATAAAACTTCAATTGCAGCGCAAAATGGCGGACAAGCCATTGAGAAAGCAATTCAGCAGATGGCTAGTATTGATGAAACCGTAATGCATTCTTCAAAGGCTGTATCTAAGCTTGGCGAAAGTTCCAAGGAAATTGGTGAAATTGTCGCTACTATTTCAGGTATTGCAGGTCAAACGAATCTACTTGCTTTGAATGCGGCTATTGAAGCAGCCAGGGCGGGAGAGCAAGGGAAAGGTTTTGCTGTAGTAGCAGAAGAGGTTCGTAAGCTTGCGAATCAATCGGAAGAAGCTGCTAAGAAAATTAAAAGCTTGATTGATGAAATTAAAGTAGATGCAGATAACGCTGTAATTGCCATGAATAATGGTACCGAGGAAGCTAAGAATGGTATACACGTAGTTAATTCAGCTGGAGTGGCATTTAGAGAAATTATTACACTTGTTGCAGATGTTTCTAGCCAAATTCGGGATATTTCATCTTCCATCCAGCAAATGGCTTTGGGGAGTCAACAAATTGTATCTTCGGTACATGGAATACAGATGCTCAGCATAGAAGCTGAGGATTACACTGAAACGGTATCAGCAGCGAGTGAGGAACAGTCTGCTTCTATGGAGGAAATCGCAGTATCTAGTCAGGCATTGGCAAATTTATCAGAACAGTTAATTAACGCAGTGAATAAGTTTAGTGTTTAG
- the iolG gene encoding inositol 2-dehydrogenase → MLKIGIIGAGRIGKVHAESITKYVKGAEVIFIADPFLDEATKQWSTSLGIQHTSKDYHDILTNPEIDAVLICSSTDTHSQISLEAIKAGKHVFCEKPVDHDVNKIKEVLKAVKNAGTKYQVGFNRRFDHNFKAVKEAVDAGKIGRQHIIKITSRDPEAPPISYVKISGGMFLDMTIHDFDMVRYLSGSEVVEVYVMGGVLVDPEIGAAGDIDTAIITMKLKNGAMAVIDNSRRAVYGYDQRAEVFGSEGAVAVGNDKSSTAVLSTKEGVVSEKPLYFFLERYMQAYTSEIQEFVAAIVNNTDVPVNITDGLEPVIIGLAAKKSLDENRPVTTAEIKNIFGL, encoded by the coding sequence ATGTTAAAAATCGGTATTATTGGAGCAGGCAGAATTGGCAAGGTACATGCAGAAAGTATTACTAAATATGTTAAAGGAGCAGAAGTAATATTCATTGCTGATCCATTTTTGGATGAGGCTACAAAACAATGGTCCACATCATTAGGAATTCAGCATACAAGCAAAGACTATCATGATATTTTAACAAACCCAGAAATTGATGCTGTGTTGATTTGCTCATCAACGGATACCCATTCACAAATTTCTTTAGAAGCGATTAAAGCTGGTAAACATGTATTCTGTGAAAAACCTGTTGATCATGATGTAAACAAAATTAAAGAAGTACTTAAGGCAGTGAAAAATGCTGGTACTAAATATCAAGTTGGCTTTAACCGACGATTTGATCATAATTTTAAAGCAGTCAAAGAAGCAGTCGATGCGGGAAAGATTGGTAGGCAGCATATCATTAAAATTACTTCAAGAGATCCAGAGGCACCACCTATTAGCTATGTTAAAATCTCAGGCGGCATGTTTTTGGATATGACAATTCATGATTTTGATATGGTAAGATATCTTTCCGGCAGCGAAGTGGTAGAAGTGTATGTAATGGGAGGGGTATTAGTAGATCCCGAGATTGGCGCAGCAGGTGATATTGATACAGCCATCATCACCATGAAACTTAAAAATGGTGCAATGGCGGTTATTGATAACTCGAGACGTGCGGTGTATGGCTATGACCAACGTGCCGAAGTATTTGGCTCCGAAGGTGCTGTTGCAGTTGGTAATGATAAATCTTCTACAGCGGTCCTTAGTACAAAAGAAGGTGTTGTATCTGAAAAACCGTTATACTTTTTCCTGGAAAGATATATGCAGGCATATACCAGTGAAATTCAGGAATTTGTTGCTGCAATCGTAAATAATACCGATGTGCCAGTGAATATTACAGATGGTTTAGAGCCTGTGATTATTGGGCTGGCTGCTAAAAAATCTTTGGATGAAAATCGGCCTGTTACAACAGCCGAAATCAAAAATATCTTTGGTTTATAA
- a CDS encoding DeoR/GlpR family DNA-binding transcription regulator: MKINRISEIEKYTRQLEHVSLDRLCDVFKVSKNTIRRDISELAKKGAIKKVYGGITINQKNGVESREPFESREIKYQAEKSQIAKLASDLVDDDDVIFIDSGTTTIHMIPFLANKQNITIITSNLHAIIASIPYPNLNVISTGGVLYRGTNSLTGTGVTTSLRNYNIEKAFLASTGISLTKGVTNISPLETEIKRYLIENSTTTALLVDCTKINVASLMTYGKLEDFNYFITNTLPPNEYVDFFAANNITLLTP, encoded by the coding sequence TTGAAAATCAATCGAATTAGCGAAATCGAAAAGTATACGCGTCAATTAGAGCATGTTTCCTTAGATCGACTATGTGATGTCTTTAAAGTTTCGAAAAATACAATTCGAAGGGATATCAGCGAATTGGCGAAAAAGGGTGCCATAAAAAAAGTATATGGCGGTATTACCATCAATCAGAAAAATGGTGTTGAATCTCGCGAACCATTCGAATCCCGGGAGATAAAATACCAGGCAGAAAAAAGTCAGATTGCAAAACTCGCAAGTGATTTAGTAGATGACGATGATGTTATTTTTATTGATTCTGGAACCACGACGATACATATGATTCCTTTCTTGGCCAATAAACAAAATATAACGATTATCACGTCCAATTTACACGCTATCATTGCTTCTATTCCATATCCGAACTTGAATGTAATTTCTACCGGCGGGGTGCTTTATCGAGGAACTAATTCCCTCACTGGTACTGGAGTAACAACATCTCTTAGAAATTACAATATCGAAAAAGCATTTTTAGCTTCAACAGGTATCTCGTTGACAAAAGGTGTAACAAATATATCTCCTCTTGAAACTGAAATTAAGCGCTATTTAATTGAAAATAGCACAACAACTGCTTTATTAGTCGACTGCACCAAAATAAACGTCGCATCCTTAATGACCTATGGTAAGCTTGAAGACTTTAATTATTTTATCACCAATACACTTCCCCCCAATGAATATGTAGATTTTTTTGCGGCAAATAATATTACCCTCTTAACACCTTGA